CCATATACTTCATCATTTATCATAATAGCTGGAGCCACCGCACAAACCCCTAAACAGCTAGTAATTTCTAGAGTAAATATTTTATCCTTTGTGGTCTCTCCCACATCTATCCCTAACTTTTCCTTCAGATATTCCAAAAGAGATTCAGAACCCATAAGGTGACAAGGAGGAGAATCACAAAGTCTTATTATAAATTTTCCTCGAGGTTTTAAACTAAACATGCTGTAAAAAGTTGCTACTCCCTCTACATAACTATAGGGAAGATTTAAATATCGAGCACAAGCAGAAATATCTTCAGGAGTTAAGTAATTATATGGGTTATTGTCTTGAAGAGCATGGAGGATTTCTAAAATATAATCTTGACTCTGAGGAAAACTTTTAATAATTTCCTCCCTCGTACTCATAATGCCTCCTAAAAGAAAGAAGAATATTTCTTATAGAAGAATATCAATTATATATTGAAGTGTCAAGGAGAATAAAAAAGTAATTTCAACTATTCTCGACAAGAGGAAATTATATAATATAATAAATAACTATACCTCAGGGAGAGTTAACTATGGAGAAAACAAAGATCTCGGAAACCAAAGATTATTTTGTAAGAGGCGGTAAAGAATTCTTTTATTTTGCTGACACCTGTTGGAGTGC
This DNA window, taken from Dictyoglomus sp., encodes the following:
- the nuoE gene encoding NADH-quinone oxidoreductase subunit NuoE, which encodes MSTREEIIKSFPQSQDYILEILHALQDNNPYNYLTPEDISACARYLNLPYSYVEGVATFYSMFSLKPRGKFIIRLCDSPPCHLMGSESLLEYLKEKLGIDVGETTKDKIFTLEITSCLGVCAVAPAIMINDEVYGNLTPEKVDKILEEKRGGL